The proteins below are encoded in one region of Peribacillus muralis:
- a CDS encoding LiaI-LiaF-like domain-containing protein produces the protein MKTQRIFPGIVLIGFGLYFFLEHSQIEIFPGFFSWPTLLCIVGAAFLIQAYSGNEYESILPGVILLGFGAHFHIVKNLEIWPDNIGTFILIISLGFILRARKTNNGMFHGLILLIISLLFLFYDKITTSFGLVETSTANIERFWPFALMAIGIYFLVRKK, from the coding sequence ATGAAAACGCAACGTATTTTTCCTGGAATCGTATTGATCGGTTTCGGTCTCTATTTTTTTCTTGAACATTCTCAAATAGAAATCTTCCCTGGCTTTTTTAGCTGGCCGACCTTATTGTGCATAGTGGGGGCCGCCTTCTTGATTCAGGCTTATAGCGGAAATGAATATGAGTCGATCCTGCCAGGTGTGATCTTGCTTGGGTTTGGGGCTCATTTTCACATCGTAAAAAACCTGGAAATATGGCCAGATAATATAGGTACCTTTATTTTAATCATCTCACTGGGATTTATACTGCGGGCCCGTAAAACAAATAATGGAATGTTTCATGGATTGATACTGCTGATCATCTCGTTGCTTTTCTTATTCTATGATAAAATCACAACCTCTTTCGGGCTGGTTGAAACGAGCACGGCGAACATTGAAAGGTTTTGGCCATTTGCCTTGATGGCAATCGGCATCTATTTTTTAGTTCGGAAAAAGTAA
- the hemB gene encoding porphobilinogen synthase, whose translation MKNIPFNRHRRLRASAGMRALVRETQLHKEDLIYPIFVIDGEQVKNEINSMPGIYQLSMDNLEAEMDEVVSLGIKSVILFGVPFEHDKDEHGTGAFHHNGLVQEATRLIKKQYPQVIVIADTCLCEYTSHGHCGVVEGEKILNDASLDLLAKTAISQAEAGADIIAPSNMMDGFVAAIRAGLDEAGYEDIPIMSYAVKYASAFYGPFRDAANGAPQFGDRKTYQMDPANRLEAFREAESDVAEGADFLIVKPALAYMDIIRDVKNNFNLPVVSYNVSGEYSMVKAAAQNGWIDEKAIVMEMLTGLKRAGSDLIITYFSKDVARWMDEDLQR comes from the coding sequence ATGAAAAACATTCCATTCAATCGCCACCGTCGCTTGCGTGCAAGTGCAGGCATGAGGGCTTTGGTCCGTGAAACGCAATTACATAAAGAGGATTTGATTTATCCCATCTTCGTCATTGATGGTGAACAGGTAAAAAATGAAATTAACTCGATGCCGGGGATCTATCAGCTCTCCATGGATAATTTGGAGGCGGAAATGGATGAAGTGGTCAGTCTTGGCATTAAGTCGGTCATTTTATTCGGTGTTCCCTTTGAACATGACAAAGACGAGCATGGTACAGGGGCATTTCATCATAACGGACTCGTCCAGGAAGCGACCCGCCTTATAAAAAAACAATATCCCCAAGTGATCGTCATTGCTGACACCTGCCTTTGTGAATATACAAGCCATGGTCATTGCGGAGTGGTGGAAGGGGAAAAAATCCTTAATGACGCATCCCTTGACCTCCTTGCCAAAACGGCAATAAGCCAGGCAGAGGCCGGAGCTGATATCATCGCCCCTTCCAATATGATGGACGGGTTCGTTGCAGCCATCCGCGCCGGACTGGATGAGGCTGGCTATGAAGATATTCCGATCATGTCCTATGCCGTGAAATATGCTTCGGCCTTTTACGGCCCCTTCCGCGATGCTGCAAATGGCGCGCCGCAATTTGGCGATAGGAAAACGTATCAAATGGATCCTGCCAACCGCCTTGAAGCATTCCGTGAAGCTGAATCCGATGTCGCCGAAGGTGCCGATTTCCTGATCGTTAAACCGGCACTCGCTTACATGGACATCATCCGTGATGTTAAAAATAATTTCAATCTCCCTGTCGTTTCCTACAATGTCAGCGGTGAATATTCCATGGTCAAGGCAGCTGCCCAAAATGGCTGGATCGATGAAAAAGCGATCGTAATGGAAATGCTGACAGGCTTGAAACGTGCTGGTTCCGACTTGATCATCACATACTTCTCAAAAGATGTTGCACGGTGGATGGACGAAGATCTACAAAGATAA
- the yihA gene encoding ribosome biogenesis GTP-binding protein YihA/YsxC, with amino-acid sequence MKVTSSDIVISAVKPEQYPNTPIPEFALAGRSNVGKSSFINKMINRKNLARTSSKPGKTQTLNFYIINEALHFVDVPGYGYAKVSKTERDAWGRMIETYFTSRDQLRAALLVVDLRHPPTKDDIAMYEFLKHYDLPRIVIATKADKIPKGKWQKHLKVTRQTLNMEKEDELLLFSGETGEGKEQAWGVLKKYM; translated from the coding sequence ATGAAAGTGACAAGTTCAGATATTGTCATCAGTGCCGTAAAGCCTGAACAATATCCCAATACTCCAATACCGGAGTTTGCCCTGGCTGGCCGCTCCAATGTTGGTAAATCCAGCTTCATCAACAAAATGATCAACCGGAAAAACTTGGCACGCACATCGTCCAAACCGGGCAAGACGCAGACTTTGAACTTCTATATCATAAATGAAGCACTTCATTTTGTGGATGTTCCTGGTTATGGGTACGCAAAAGTATCGAAAACGGAGCGTGATGCTTGGGGAAGGATGATCGAAACGTACTTCACTTCCCGTGATCAGCTCCGCGCTGCACTTCTGGTCGTCGATTTGCGTCATCCACCGACAAAGGATGATATCGCGATGTATGAATTCCTGAAGCATTATGACCTGCCACGGATCGTCATCGCCACAAAAGCGGATAAAATTCCGAAGGGCAAATGGCAGAAGCACTTAAAAGTCACGCGCCAAACGTTAAACATGGAAAAAGAAGATGAATTGCTTCTTTTCTCTGGTGAAACGGGCGAAGGGAAAGAACAAGCCTGGGGCGTACTAAAGAAATATATGTAA
- the lon gene encoding endopeptidase La gives MTDKEIIVPLLPLRGLLVYPTMVLHLDVGRDKSVQALEKAMVEDHLIFLTTQQDVSLDEPGEEDLFKMGTLTKVKQMLKLPNGTIRVLVEGLNRAEVVEFYDYETHYGAKIKIYEDSDEKDAEHQALMRTLLDYFEQYIKMSKKITGETFTSTSDIEEPGRLADIIASHLPLKLKEKQEVLETIDMKKRLSRVIEIINNEKEVLFLEKKIGQRVKRSMERTQKEYYLREQMKAIQKELGDKEGKTGEIEVLNEKIEEADMPEHIKAAALKELDRYEKVPSSSAESSVIRNYIEWLIALPWSKATKDDLNIHKAERILNRDHHGLEKVKERVLEYLAVQQLTNSLKGPILCLVGPPGVGKTSLAKSIASSMNRNFVRISLGGVRDESEIRGHRRTYVGAMPGRIIQGMKKAGTINPVFLLDEVDKMSNDFRGDPSAAMLEVLDPEQNHNFSDHYIEETYDLSKVMFIATANNLGSIPGPLRDRMEIISIAGYTEIEKLHIAKDHLLPRQLESHGLLKTQLQIREEALTKIIRYYTREAGVRSLERQLAGICRKTAKIIVSGDKKRVVISDRNVEEFLGKTMFHYGQAEVENQVGVANGLAYTSVGGDTLQIEVSLSPGKGKLILTGKLGDVMKESAQAAFSYVRSKTEKLHIDTDFHEKYDIHIHVPEGAVPKDGPSAGITIATALISALTNRPIRKEVGMTGEITLRGRVLPIGGLKEKSLAAHRAGLTKIIIPQNNEKDIDDIPESVRKALTFVPVSHVDEVLEHALAGADE, from the coding sequence ATGACTGATAAAGAAATCATCGTCCCCCTCCTGCCGCTTAGAGGATTGCTTGTATATCCAACGATGGTACTTCATTTAGATGTAGGCCGAGATAAATCGGTGCAAGCACTTGAGAAAGCAATGGTGGAAGACCATCTTATATTTTTGACGACACAACAAGATGTTTCGTTGGACGAACCAGGCGAAGAAGACTTATTTAAAATGGGCACTTTAACAAAGGTGAAACAGATGTTGAAGCTCCCGAACGGAACAATCCGCGTATTGGTGGAAGGGTTGAACCGAGCGGAGGTCGTTGAATTTTACGATTATGAGACACATTATGGTGCCAAAATAAAAATATACGAAGACAGTGATGAAAAGGATGCGGAACATCAGGCGTTGATGCGCACTCTACTGGATTATTTTGAACAATACATAAAAATGTCCAAGAAAATAACCGGTGAAACATTCACATCCACTTCCGATATTGAAGAGCCGGGCAGATTGGCTGATATCATTGCCTCCCATCTGCCTCTGAAGCTGAAGGAAAAGCAAGAAGTGCTTGAGACCATCGACATGAAGAAGCGATTAAGCCGTGTAATCGAGATCATCAATAATGAAAAAGAAGTTCTTTTTCTCGAGAAGAAGATCGGCCAGCGCGTCAAACGTTCGATGGAACGCACTCAAAAGGAATATTATCTGCGAGAACAAATGAAGGCGATCCAAAAGGAACTGGGCGATAAAGAAGGAAAGACTGGCGAGATTGAAGTCCTTAACGAAAAGATCGAAGAAGCGGATATGCCTGAACACATTAAAGCAGCGGCCTTAAAGGAATTGGACCGGTACGAAAAAGTGCCTTCAAGCTCTGCCGAAAGCTCTGTCATCCGCAACTATATTGAATGGCTGATCGCACTTCCTTGGTCCAAAGCGACTAAAGATGATTTGAACATCCATAAAGCTGAAAGAATCCTGAACAGGGATCATCATGGATTGGAAAAGGTGAAAGAGCGGGTGTTGGAGTATTTGGCTGTCCAGCAATTGACCAATTCATTGAAGGGGCCGATCCTTTGCTTGGTCGGACCGCCTGGAGTCGGGAAAACAAGCCTGGCAAAATCGATCGCATCATCCATGAATAGGAACTTCGTTCGAATTTCCCTTGGTGGAGTGCGTGATGAATCGGAAATCCGCGGACATCGCCGCACATACGTAGGGGCGATGCCGGGACGTATCATCCAGGGCATGAAAAAAGCTGGAACGATCAATCCCGTCTTTTTACTTGATGAAGTGGATAAAATGTCCAATGACTTTAGGGGAGATCCATCTGCAGCGATGCTTGAGGTGCTCGATCCGGAGCAAAATCATAACTTCAGTGATCATTATATTGAAGAAACGTATGACCTTTCCAAAGTCATGTTCATAGCGACGGCAAATAATTTGGGATCCATACCAGGTCCGCTTCGTGATCGTATGGAAATCATTTCGATTGCAGGTTATACTGAAATAGAGAAGCTTCATATAGCCAAGGACCACCTCCTGCCTAGACAGTTGGAGAGCCATGGTTTATTGAAGACACAATTGCAAATACGTGAGGAAGCCCTTACCAAAATCATCCGTTATTATACCCGTGAAGCCGGTGTCCGGAGCTTGGAACGACAGCTTGCAGGCATCTGCCGGAAAACCGCGAAGATCATCGTGTCCGGGGATAAAAAGCGGGTCGTCATTTCTGACAGGAATGTCGAGGAGTTTCTTGGGAAAACGATGTTTCATTATGGTCAGGCGGAGGTCGAGAACCAAGTCGGTGTAGCCAATGGTTTGGCCTACACATCGGTTGGCGGCGATACGCTGCAAATCGAGGTTTCTTTATCACCAGGTAAAGGCAAGCTGATCCTGACAGGAAAGCTTGGCGATGTAATGAAAGAGTCGGCACAGGCCGCTTTCAGTTATGTCCGTTCGAAAACCGAGAAACTTCATATTGATACGGACTTCCATGAAAAATATGATATTCATATTCATGTCCCTGAAGGTGCTGTCCCTAAGGATGGTCCTTCTGCAGGCATCACGATTGCAACAGCGTTAATATCGGCCCTTACAAACAGGCCGATCAGAAAAGAGGTAGGCATGACAGGCGAAATTACATTACGCGGACGGGTCCTTCCAATCGGCGGCCTTAAAGAAAAATCTTTAGCGGCTCACCGGGCAGGACTTACGAAAATCATCATCCCGCAAAATAACGAAAAGGATATTGATGATATCCCGGAGAGTGTCCGTAAAGCATTAACATTTGTTCCAGTCTCACACGTCGATGAAGTTCTTGAGCATGCATTGGCAGGTGCGGACGAATGA
- the hemA gene encoding glutamyl-tRNA reductase, translating to MHILAVGINYKTAPVEIREKLSFSEAELAEAMKALKNKKSILENIIISTCNRTEIYVVGDQLHTSRYYIKEFLSEWFQIDKEEFSKYLFIYEGDGAVEHLFSVTCGLNSMILGETQILGQVRSSYMLGQKEDTIGTVFNHLFKQALTLAKKAHSETEINTNAVSVSYAAVELAKKIFGGLNGKNVLILGAGKMGELAIQNLHSNGADSITVINRTFQKAVDLAGRFNGKAKQLQELQCALVEADILITSTGAKELLVTKEMMTFVNKLRKGRPIFMVDIAVPRDLDPTLAELENVFLYDIDDLEGIVQANIEERRKAADKIEMMIESEIVDFNQWINLLGVVPVISSLREKSLSIQKETMESIERKLPHLSERDKKVLNKHTKSIINQMLKDPILYAKELADEPNAKEQLNNFVKIFHLEELVEDHLVADDAKERNGSKASLLNPVPVQ from the coding sequence ATGCATATTTTAGCGGTTGGTATTAATTACAAAACTGCCCCTGTTGAAATTCGGGAAAAACTATCTTTTAGCGAAGCCGAACTTGCCGAGGCAATGAAAGCTCTTAAAAATAAAAAAAGTATCTTGGAAAATATCATTATTTCAACATGTAACAGAACGGAGATATATGTGGTCGGTGACCAGCTTCATACAAGCAGGTATTACATCAAGGAATTTCTTTCCGAATGGTTCCAGATCGATAAAGAGGAATTTTCCAAATACCTGTTCATCTATGAAGGCGATGGGGCCGTCGAGCATTTATTTTCAGTTACGTGCGGCTTGAATTCCATGATACTTGGTGAAACCCAGATTTTGGGACAAGTACGCTCCAGCTATATGCTTGGACAGAAAGAAGATACGATCGGGACCGTTTTTAACCATCTTTTCAAGCAAGCCCTTACATTGGCGAAAAAGGCCCATTCAGAAACCGAAATCAATACGAATGCCGTTTCTGTCAGCTATGCGGCCGTCGAGCTTGCGAAGAAAATCTTCGGCGGTCTGAACGGCAAGAATGTCCTGATTCTTGGTGCCGGTAAAATGGGGGAGCTGGCCATTCAAAATCTTCATAGCAATGGTGCAGACAGCATTACGGTCATTAACCGTACCTTCCAGAAAGCGGTCGATTTGGCCGGAAGGTTCAATGGTAAGGCGAAACAGCTTCAGGAGCTGCAATGCGCTTTAGTGGAAGCGGATATCCTGATCACCTCCACTGGGGCCAAAGAGCTTCTCGTAACAAAAGAAATGATGACATTCGTGAATAAGCTTCGTAAAGGCCGTCCCATTTTCATGGTCGATATCGCAGTTCCGCGTGACCTCGATCCAACATTGGCGGAGCTTGAGAATGTCTTCCTGTACGACATTGACGATCTTGAAGGGATCGTGCAGGCGAATATCGAAGAGCGCAGAAAAGCTGCCGACAAAATTGAAATGATGATTGAATCCGAAATCGTCGACTTCAATCAATGGATAAATTTGCTTGGTGTGGTTCCTGTCATATCTTCATTGCGGGAAAAATCGCTTTCGATACAGAAGGAAACGATGGAAAGCATCGAGAGAAAGCTTCCGCACTTAAGCGAGCGTGACAAAAAGGTACTGAACAAGCATACGAAGAGCATCATCAACCAAATGTTAAAAGATCCGATCCTTTATGCAAAAGAGCTAGCGGATGAGCCAAATGCAAAAGAGCAATTAAATAACTTCGTGAAGATTTTCCATTTGGAGGAATTGGTAGAAGACCATCTCGTAGCGGATGATGCAAAAGAACGGAACGGCTCCAAGGCATCTCTGCTAAATCCAGTTCCTGTCCAGTAA
- the hemC gene encoding hydroxymethylbilane synthase codes for MRKIIVGSRRSKLAITQTNWVIAQLKELGAPYEFEVKEIVTKGDQILDVTLSKVGGKGLFVKEIEQAMLDKEIDMAVHSMKDMPAMLPSGLTIGCIPPREDHRDALISKNHETLSELKPGSIIGTSSLRRGAQILARRPDLEIKWIRGNIDTRLNKLKTEDYDAIILAAAGLSRMGWERETVTEFLDEDICIPAVGQGALSIECREDDKELLVELAKLTCEKTKRTVEAERAYLDKMEGGCQVPIAGFAVAKDNGSVSLTALVASPDGKVIYKEMVEGADPEAVGHEAAKKISEMGGKELIDRVKEELDQ; via the coding sequence ATGAGAAAAATTATTGTCGGTTCTAGAAGAAGTAAATTAGCGATCACCCAAACGAATTGGGTCATTGCCCAACTTAAAGAGCTTGGAGCTCCCTATGAGTTCGAGGTGAAGGAGATCGTCACTAAAGGTGACCAAATCCTTGATGTTACGCTTTCCAAGGTAGGCGGTAAAGGTTTGTTCGTCAAGGAAATCGAACAAGCGATGCTGGATAAAGAAATCGATATGGCCGTACATAGCATGAAGGATATGCCCGCGATGCTTCCTTCGGGCTTGACGATAGGCTGCATACCGCCGCGTGAGGATCACCGGGATGCCTTGATATCAAAAAACCATGAAACCCTATCTGAATTGAAGCCAGGCTCCATCATCGGCACAAGCAGCCTTCGCCGCGGTGCCCAGATTTTGGCTAGAAGGCCCGATCTTGAAATTAAATGGATTCGCGGCAATATCGATACTCGTCTAAACAAGCTGAAAACGGAAGATTATGACGCCATCATTTTAGCGGCAGCCGGACTTTCAAGAATGGGCTGGGAACGGGAGACCGTCACCGAATTTTTGGATGAAGACATTTGCATTCCTGCAGTCGGCCAAGGCGCGCTTTCCATTGAATGCCGTGAAGATGACAAAGAATTGCTCGTTGAACTTGCGAAATTAACATGTGAAAAAACGAAAAGGACCGTCGAAGCGGAACGAGCCTATTTGGATAAAATGGAAGGCGGCTGCCAGGTGCCGATTGCCGGATTCGCGGTGGCAAAGGATAATGGCTCCGTATCCTTGACGGCATTGGTCGCTTCTCCTGATGGTAAGGTGATTTACAAGGAAATGGTCGAGGGAGCAGATCCCGAGGCAGTTGGACATGAAGCTGCCAAAAAAATTAGTGAAATGGGCGGTAAAGAGTTGATCGATCGCGTAAAAGAGGAGCTCGATCAGTAA
- a CDS encoding cytochrome C assembly family protein: MELELLMTRLHEVTVLLYAISMLLYFMDFLNNDQKANKVAFWLLSIVWVLQTIFLFLYVWKTGRFPVLTIFEGLYFYAWVLVSLSLIINRLLRVDFTVFFTNVLGFMVMAIHTFAPVQIESQVLAQRLVSELLLIHITFAILSYGAFTLSFVFSLLYLIQYDLLKRKKWGKRLLRLGDLTKLEHMSYVLAVIGVPLLVVSLILGIQWAYIKVPGVSWLDMKIIGSFILLVGYSVFLYLKIRKQMYGRTLAFLNIGSFMIVLINFFLFGSLSTFHFWNT; this comes from the coding sequence ATGGAATTAGAATTACTAATGACAAGATTGCATGAAGTCACTGTATTGCTGTATGCCATCAGTATGCTTTTATATTTTATGGACTTCCTTAATAATGACCAGAAGGCGAACAAGGTCGCTTTCTGGTTGCTTTCTATTGTTTGGGTACTGCAAACAATTTTTTTGTTTCTATATGTATGGAAAACGGGCAGGTTCCCGGTATTGACGATTTTCGAAGGCTTATACTTTTATGCATGGGTCCTCGTATCGTTATCATTAATCATTAATCGATTGTTAAGAGTCGATTTTACGGTCTTTTTTACGAATGTTTTAGGCTTTATGGTCATGGCCATACATACCTTTGCACCTGTCCAGATAGAATCACAAGTTCTGGCACAGCGTCTCGTGTCAGAGCTTTTGCTCATACATATCACTTTTGCCATTCTATCTTATGGGGCATTTACCCTTTCTTTCGTATTTTCACTGCTCTACTTGATTCAATATGATTTATTGAAACGGAAGAAGTGGGGGAAAAGGCTGCTTCGACTCGGTGATCTAACAAAGCTCGAGCATATGTCTTATGTACTTGCGGTAATAGGAGTTCCCTTATTGGTAGTCTCGCTTATCCTTGGCATTCAATGGGCCTATATAAAAGTGCCGGGTGTATCGTGGCTGGATATGAAAATCATCGGCTCGTTCATATTGCTCGTCGGCTACAGTGTATTTTTATACTTGAAAATCCGGAAACAAATGTATGGAAGGACACTGGCCTTTCTGAATATTGGATCCTTCATGATTGTGTTGATCAACTTTTTCCTTTTCGGAAGCCTTTCAACATTCCACTTTTGGAATACTTAG
- the lonB gene encoding ATP-dependent protease LonB, which translates to MNWTGLALFIQLFFGIIIGLYFLNLLKGQRTQKVSIDRDSKKEMDQLRKMRSISLTEPLAEKVRPSKFNEIIGQEDGIKALKAALCGPNPQHVIVYGPPGVGKTAAARLVLEEAKKNGKSPFKNSAVFVELDATTARFDERGIADPLIGSVHDPIYQGAGAMGQAGIPQPKQGAVSNAHGGVLFIDEIGELHPIQMNKLLKVLEDRKVFLESAYYQEENQNIPTHIHDIFKNGLPADFRLIGATTRTPNEIAPAIRSRCIEVFFRELDREEIIKVAKNASDKVGITISEKGLQSVSDYARNGREAVNMIQSLAGISINEDRTFIREEDIDWMAHSSQLTQRMDRKIEANSKIGLVNGLAVYGPNSGALLEIEVTVMAASNEKGSINITGIVEEESIGGGNGKSIRRKSMAKGSVENVITVLRSMGVPADQFDIHVNFPGGSPVDGPSAGIAMATGIYSAIYKIPVDHTIAMTGEISIHGGVKPIGGVIPKIKAAKLAGAKKVIIPADNMQPLLLEIKDIEIIPVTHVKEVLDKALKKEMMAEQILTSLDLSKKESV; encoded by the coding sequence ATGAATTGGACAGGATTGGCGTTATTTATTCAGCTGTTTTTTGGGATTATTATTGGATTGTACTTTTTGAACCTATTGAAAGGCCAGCGGACCCAAAAGGTTTCGATTGACCGTGATTCAAAAAAGGAAATGGACCAATTACGGAAGATGAGGTCCATATCATTGACGGAACCTTTGGCAGAGAAGGTCAGACCTAGCAAATTCAACGAAATCATCGGGCAGGAAGATGGAATTAAAGCATTAAAAGCTGCATTATGTGGACCAAATCCGCAGCACGTGATCGTTTACGGCCCTCCGGGAGTTGGGAAAACCGCAGCAGCCAGACTTGTCCTTGAAGAGGCTAAGAAAAATGGTAAGTCACCTTTTAAGAATTCAGCCGTGTTTGTTGAATTGGATGCGACAACAGCCAGATTCGATGAGCGTGGTATTGCCGATCCGCTGATTGGTTCGGTGCACGACCCGATCTATCAAGGGGCCGGGGCAATGGGGCAGGCTGGCATACCGCAGCCAAAGCAAGGCGCTGTCAGCAATGCTCATGGCGGGGTACTGTTCATAGATGAAATAGGTGAGCTGCATCCCATCCAGATGAATAAACTTTTGAAGGTATTGGAGGATCGGAAGGTCTTTCTCGAAAGTGCCTATTATCAAGAGGAAAATCAAAATATCCCCACTCATATCCATGATATTTTCAAAAATGGGCTTCCGGCCGATTTTCGCTTGATTGGCGCGACCACGAGGACCCCGAATGAAATAGCACCAGCGATCCGTTCAAGATGCATAGAAGTGTTTTTCCGCGAGCTTGACCGGGAAGAGATAATCAAAGTGGCTAAGAACGCCTCCGATAAAGTCGGGATCACGATAAGTGAAAAAGGTTTGCAGTCGGTTTCCGATTATGCCCGCAATGGTAGGGAAGCGGTCAATATGATTCAGAGTCTTGCAGGAATCTCCATTAATGAAGACAGGACCTTCATCAGGGAAGAAGATATTGATTGGATGGCACACAGCAGTCAATTGACTCAACGCATGGATCGGAAAATTGAAGCGAATTCGAAAATCGGCCTCGTCAACGGTCTTGCCGTCTATGGTCCCAACTCGGGAGCGCTGCTGGAAATCGAGGTTACCGTCATGGCAGCATCCAATGAAAAAGGCTCGATAAATATTACCGGGATCGTTGAAGAAGAGAGCATTGGGGGAGGAAATGGCAAATCGATCCGCCGCAAGAGCATGGCAAAAGGGTCGGTTGAAAACGTGATTACGGTTCTTCGCTCGATGGGGGTTCCGGCCGATCAATTCGACATCCATGTGAACTTCCCGGGCGGAAGTCCCGTCGATGGACCTTCAGCGGGGATAGCGATGGCAACGGGCATATACTCGGCCATTTATAAAATCCCTGTTGACCACACAATAGCGATGACTGGGGAAATCAGCATTCATGGCGGTGTTAAGCCGATTGGCGGGGTGATCCCGAAAATCAAGGCGGCGAAGCTAGCGGGAGCAAAAAAAGTGATCATCCCGGCAGATAATATGCAGCCGCTGTTGCTGGAAATCAAAGATATCGAAATCATTCCGGTTACACATGTAAAAGAAGTGCTGGATAAAGCATTGAAAAAGGAAATGATGGCGGAGCAAATACTCACATCCTTGGACCTATCGAAAAAAGAAAGTGTATAA
- a CDS encoding uroporphyrinogen-III synthase has translation MLPVQPLKDYHVLITRGKDQAEGLMASIKENGGTPLLVPLLEFTLPDHMEEVHQRLGAIHTYDWIILTSQNGVDYFFKLLGKQPIMLPKIAVIGSKTEVALKRYGYKADFVPSEFVAEGFVSEFITTLAPGTRVLLAKGNLARSVIAEAINEAGSSCDEVIIYHTVLPASSEQELVHLIKNHAIDIITFTSSSTVNHFLQTMERHELGAYLDRIVIACIGPIAAKTAARHGLSVDVCPDVYTTEAMVADIILFIMKRNTKGGTLQ, from the coding sequence ATGCTTCCCGTACAGCCCCTTAAGGATTATCACGTACTGATCACCAGAGGGAAAGATCAGGCTGAGGGTCTAATGGCGTCAATCAAGGAAAATGGCGGAACGCCGCTTCTTGTGCCATTGCTGGAGTTCACCCTGCCTGATCATATGGAGGAGGTCCACCAACGCTTAGGGGCGATCCATACTTATGATTGGATCATCTTGACCAGTCAAAATGGGGTGGATTACTTCTTTAAGCTTCTCGGAAAACAGCCGATCATGCTTCCGAAAATAGCAGTGATCGGCTCCAAGACGGAAGTCGCCCTGAAACGATACGGATATAAAGCGGATTTCGTACCATCCGAATTTGTTGCCGAAGGGTTCGTTTCGGAGTTCATTACCACTTTGGCACCGGGAACCCGTGTGCTGCTGGCGAAAGGAAATCTCGCCCGGTCCGTCATTGCGGAGGCCATTAATGAAGCCGGATCATCATGCGATGAAGTGATCATCTATCATACCGTACTTCCAGCAAGCAGCGAACAAGAACTCGTACATCTTATAAAGAATCATGCCATTGACATCATAACCTTTACGAGTTCTTCGACGGTCAACCATTTCCTGCAGACCATGGAGCGCCATGAGCTGGGTGCATATTTAGACCGGATAGTCATCGCATGCATCGGACCCATCGCCGCTAAGACGGCTGCCAGACATGGATTATCAGTGGACGTGTGTCCGGATGTTTACACGACGGAAGCCATGGTTGCCGATATCATTCTCTTCATCATGAAGCGAAATACCAAGGGAGGAACTTTACAATGA